DNA sequence from the Candidatus Krumholzibacteriia bacterium genome:
ACGACGGAGCCACGTTCCAGCCGGCCCTCGGGCTTCTGCTGCCGAGCGTCCGCACGGTGAACGAGTCGAACGTGATCGATTGCACGACCCTCATCAACGGGGACGAATCCTCGGTGGTGAACGACATCGCGGTGAGCCTCGTCGATCCGGGCCGCATCTACCTGGCCCTCAGGGACTGGGGAGTCGCCGAGACCGACGTCCAGGGCGGGTTCGACGACTGGGACCTTCGCCTCTCGGGCCTGGTGCTCTGCTTCAACGAGGACCCCTTGCGCCCCCTGGGACGCCGACGGTCGATCGACGAGGTCGTGGTGTTTCCCAACCCCGATGGCGGGCCCGACCCGCAGGACGCGCTCGTGGCGATCAGTGACATCCCCCCGGCGACCGGTGGGGACCAGGGGGACGAGCCGGATCCGGTCATCCTCGCCTTCAGTTCGTTCGACGGAGGCCGGAGCTGGCAGGAGAACGCCGGGAACTGGCCCGGTCCGATCGACTCGCCGATCCGTGCGACGACGCTGTTCCCCCACCCGGATCGTGCGAACGAGGCCCAGACGGTGGTCGCGTCGATCCGGGACCGCGGGCTGTGGCAGTTGCGGGCGTCGAGCACCGGGGCCACCGATTGGCAGCAGGTCACCTACGAGGCAGAGGCGCCGCTGCTGAATCCCCGCGTGTCGAACGTCCTTCCGATGCCGGACGGAACCGTGCTGGTGGCCACCACTGGCGCGGGGTCGTACCGCGTGGGCGAACCGATCGATCTCGATCGGGCGATCGAGCTCAGCACCCCGACGGGTGAGATCCCCGTGCAGGTCGGCCTCGAGATGGTCTTCGAAGGGGCCGGCGAGGTCGAGGCGGGAGAGGTCTTCCGGGTGTTCGGCCAGTCGTACCAGGGCTATGCCGTCTGGCGGTCCCGTCGGAACGATCCGGCCACCGGAGAGCCGGTCTGGGAGCTGATCGGTCTCTACGACCTGACCAATCCGGAGTCGTGCAGCGACGACCCCTGCGACGTGACGGCGATCGAGTTCGAGCCAGGGTGTTTCGCCGACAAGCGGGCCAACTGCTTCGTCTTGCCGCCGGACCCGGTGACCGGCGAATGGGAGTTCTTCGACCGCGACGTCGCCGCGGGGTTCTCGTACGACTACGCGGTGTCGACCTTCGACTACGGTTTCACCGGCGACGTCACCCCCGAGGGCTCGCGGCGTGACATGTTCTTCAGCCCGCGCTCGGCGCTCGAGTCGAGCGAACAAGCGCCTCCCGCCTTCCGGGAGCTGCGCGACGGCCAGAACTTCAACCGCGTGTTCTTCCAGGTGAACATCGAGCCCGCCACCGACCTGTCCGACGTCTACGCCGTTCCCAATCCCTTCGTCCGCCGTGCCGGCTGGGACGTCGGTGACGGTCGGTTCATCCGCTTCTTCAACGTGACCGAGACGGCTGCGGTGGAGATCTACACCATCGCCGGGGACTTCGTGCGGCGGGTCGACAACGTGGTCTTCGACGGCCGTGAGACCGGGATCATCGAGTGGGACACCAAGAACGCAGAGGGTGAGGACGTCGCGAGTGGGGTCTACATCTACCGCGTGACCGACGACGAGGGTGGCGAAGAAGTCAGCCGGTTGACCTTGATCCGCTGAGGCGGCCCCGCGCTCCGCTCTGCAGAGGGCGTCTCCGGTCGGAGGCGCCCTTCGCGCTTGCCCCTCGGCCGCCGGGGCCCTACCCTGCCGCCGTCACAGGACACAGGGGCCGTCCGGCCCCGATCCCATCCACACCAGAATCCGGGGACGAGCGTCGTGAGTCAGCAGGTCTATTTCTTCGGTGACGGCAAGGCAGAGGGAAACGCCCAGATGCGCAATCTGCTGGGTGGCAAGGGGGCCAACCTGGCCGAGATGACCAATCTGGGACTGCCCGTGCCCCCCGGGTACACGATCAGCACCGAGGTCTGTACGGCCTACTACGAAGAGGGTGGCCAGTCGCTGCCCAGCGGACTGGAGGAGAGCCAGCGCCAGGCGGTGAAGCGGGTCGAGGACATGCTCGGTCGTCGCTTCGGCGACTCCGGCAAGCCGCTGCTGTTCTCGGTGCGCTCCGGTGCGCGCGTGAGCATGCCCGGGATGATGGACACCGTGCTCAACCTGGGCCTGAACGACGAGACGGTCGAGGGACTCGCGAAGGAGACCGGCAACCGCCGCTTCGCCTACGACAGCTACCGCCGGTTCATCCAGATGTTCGGGAACGTCGTGCTGGGAGTGGACGGGGCGAAGTTCGAGCACGCGCTCGACGCACTGAAGGAAGAGCGGGGAGTCGAGCTGGACACCGATCTCACGGCCGACGACCTCGAGGGACTGATCGAGACCTTCAAGAAGATCACCCGTGACGATTACGGCGCCGACTTCCCCCAGGATCCGTGGGAGCAGCTGCGTGACAGCGTCATGGCCGTCTTCCGCAGCTGGAACAACGCGCGCGCGATCCACTACCGGAACATGCACGGCTATGCCCACGAGTGGGGGACCGCCGTCAACGTGCAGTCGATGGTCTTCGGCAACATGGGCGACGACTGCGCCACCGGTGTGGCCTTCACGCGTGATCCGAGCACGGGCGAGAACGCCTTCTACGGTGAGTACCTCGTCAACGCCCAGGGCGAGGACGTGGTCGCCGGTGTGCGTACTCCCAAGCACCTGCGCAAGCGCAACGAGGAAGAGGGATCGCTCGAGGAGTACATGCCCGAGGCCTACCGCGAACTGGTGGGGATCGTCGAGAAGCTCGAGGACCACTACCGCGACATGCTCGACATCGAGTTCACGATCCAGAACGACAAGCTCTGGATGCTGCAGGTGCGGTCGGGCAAGCGCACCGGGGCCGCCGCCGTACGGATCGCCGTCGAGATGGTCGAAGAGAAGATGATCGACGAGGCAGAGGCCGTGATGCGCGTCCTTCCCGAGCAGCTCGACCAGCTCCTCCACCCGATGATCGATCCCTCGGCGAAGTTCGACGTGCTGGGCAAGGGGCTGCCCGCCAGCCCCGGCGCGGTGTCCGGCGAGATCGTCTTCACCGCGGAGGAAGCAGTGGAGCGCGCCGAGGCCGGGGCCAAGCCCCTGCTCGTGCGCAAGGAGACCAGTCCCGAGGACATCGCCGGCATGGCGGCGTCGGCGGGCATCCTGACCCAGCGCGGTGGCATGACCTCGCACGCGGCCGTGGTCGCGCGTGGCATGGGCAAGTGCTGTGTCGCCGGCCTGGGTTCGATCGTGCTCGACGAGGCCAAGGGGACCATGCAACTGGGCGGCAAGACCTTCACCCGCGGCGACATGCTGACCCTCAACGGGACCACCGGTGAGGTCGTGGCCGGTCAGGTGCCCACCCTGCCGCCGCAGCTCGACGACAACTTCCGCCGTCTGATGGGCTGGGCGAACGAGCGTCGCCGCCTGCGCGTGCGCACCAACGCCGACACCCCCGACGACAGCCGCCTGGCGCGCGAGTTCGGGGCCGAAGGCATCGGTCTGTGCCGCACCGAACACATGTTCTTCGGCGAGGAGCGCATCGCGGCGGTGCGCGAGATGATCGTGTCGACCACCAAGGAGCAGCGCGAGAAGGCCATCGCCAAGCTGCTGCCCTTCCAGACCAGCGACTTCGAGGGCATCCTCGACGCCATGGACGGCTTGCCGGTGACCATCCGCCTGCTCGATCCGCCCCTGCACGAGTTCCTGCCGCAGGACGAGGCAGAGATCAGCCGTCTGGCCAAGGAGATGGACGTCAGCCCCGACCGCATGCACCAGATCGTGGATTCGCTCGAGGAGTTCAATCCCATGCTCGGCCATCGCGGCTGCCGGCTCGGGATCACCTACCCCGAGATCTACGCGATGCAGTGCGAGGCGATCATGCGGGCCGCATGCAAGCTCAAGAAAGCGGGAAAGAATCCGATGCCGGAGATCATGATCCCGCTGGTCGGAATCGAAGCGGAGCTGAGCCGCATGCGCGAGGTCGCGCGGGAACGGGTGCACACGGTGAAGCAGCACGAGGGTGTGGGCGACGAACTCGAGGTGCTGATCGGCACCATGATCGAGATCCCGCGCGCCTGCGTGACCGCCGACGAGATCGCCAAGGAGGCCGACTTCTTCAGCTTCGGCACCAACGATCTCACGCAGATGGGCTTCGGATTCAGTCGCGACGACGCCGGCACCTTCCTGCCGCACTACGTCGAGCACGAGATCCTGCCCAGCGACCCGTTCCAGAGCCTGGACCAGGGTGGGATCGGCAAGCTGGTGGAGATGGCGGTCGAGCTGGGTCGCGCCGAGAAGGAGCACCTGCACCTGGGGGTGTGCGGTGAGCACGGCGGCGATCCCGACTCGGTGGCCTTCTTCCACCGCGCGGGACTCGACTACGTGAGCTGCTCGCCGTACCGCGTGCCGGTGGCCGTCCTCGCGGCAGCGCGAGCGGCCCTGGACGAAGCGGCGGCGGCCTGACCCGAACGGCAGGGGTACGGGGTGGATCTCAGGGGACGAATCGATCTGTTCGGAGTGGCGAACATCTTCCAGCTGCTCCACCAGGCCGAAGCGACCGGCAAGCTGGTCCTCGAGGGGGAGGACCAGCGCGGCCGGGTGTACTTCCACCAGGGTAGCCTGATCTACGCCCGGACCGACGCCGACGTCGAGCGCATCGGCGATCTGCTGGTGCGAAAGGGCGCGCTCGAGCCCGCACAGCTCGAGGGAGCGAAGATCCAGGCGGATCGCCGCGGGGTACGGATCGGCACCGTGCTCGTCGAGAGCGGGGGGCTCGAGGACGACGTACTGGCCCAGGCGATCAAGGACCAGATCATGGAGGTGGTCTACCACCTCGTCCGCATCGATCGCGGCTCCTTCGCCTTCTACAGCCAGATCTATCCCGAGAACGAGGACATCCTGCTCGACGTGAGCCTGGATCTCCTGTTGCTGGAGGGTCTGCGCAAGCTCGACGAGCTGGAACACTTCGGGCCCGAGGGCCGACCGGCGGACGCCGGCCCGGACGACTGACTCCGCGGGAGCGCGTTGCATGGACGATCTGCAGGTCGATTTCGAATCGCTCGAGCCGCGCGACGCCCTGATCCTGCGAGCCCGGGGGTTCGTGGACACGAGCACCGCCGGGTTGCTCGAGCGGGCGTTGCAGCAGGCGGCCGAAGGGCCGGCGCGCTTCGTGGTGATCGACCTCGTGGACGTCGACTACATCAGCTCGGCCGGCTGGGGTGTGATGATCTCGGCGGTCAGTGCCCAGCGCGCCGCCGGTGGAGACCTGCGACTGGCGAGCATGCGGCCCGAGGTCCGCGAGGTCTTCGAGCTGCTCGAGTTCCCGTCGATCCTCGACGCCTATGCCTCGGTGGACGAGGCGCTGGCGGGCGACTCCGACTGACCGCACGGAACCCTGCCCACCGTTGGCGCGTTCGGTCGGGGCGTGGTTACGTTCCCCGCACGCCTCCTTCCTGGCCCCCGCCGGAGCCCTGGTCTTGTCCCCGGATCTCGTGCCCCTCGCATCGATCGCCTTCGGCCCCCGCGGGATCGTGGGAGCCGCGGTGTTCCTCGTGCTGGTCCTGGCGGCCCTGGAGTTCGCCCGCCGTTCGTACCGGAACACCGAGCCCGCCCTCGAGAACGGTCCCCGGCGTCTGCTGACGTCCCTTCGCGCGCTGTCCCTGCTCCTGATCGTGGTGATGCTGGCCGAACCGGTCCTGCACAGGAGCCAGGAAGTGGTGACCCCGCCCGGCGTGGTGGTCCTGGTGGACGACAGCGCCAGCATGTCGATCCGCGGCGGCGACGGCACGTCCCGGGCGGAAGCGGCCGACGGCATCGCGAGCGACCTCGTCCAGCGCTTCTCCGAGCGGCCCGAGGAGCCGCGGATCTGGCTCGAGCGGGGAGCACGGCGGGTCGAGTCCTCGGCCGAGCGCGGGCGTGATCCGCTGACCGGCAGCACGGGCGACGGCGAGGGCACCGATCTGGCGGGACTGGTCCTGTCGAGCGCCCAGCGCCACCTCGAGGACAACCTCGAAGCCGTGGTCCTGCTCAGCGACGGGCGCTCGACCACCGAGCGGGGGCCCGGCCTCGCCGGCCTGGACGTGCCCGTGTGGACGATCGCGGTCGGCGACAGCGCCGGTCCGTTGGACCTCCGCCTGGACCGCGTCCGGTACCCGACCTACGTCCACCAGGGCGACCGTGTGCGCATCGACGCCGAGGTCGTGGCCGACGGATCCCGCCCCGGCACCGCGACCGTCCGTCTCGAGCGCGGTGGTGCGGTCGTGGACACCCTGGGCGTGTCCTGGCCCCGGGACGGAGGACGCGTTCCCGTCCACTTCGAGGTCGAGGCCGACAGCCTCGGGCTGCGCCACTACGCCGTCGAGATCGAGACCGGGTCGGGCGAGACCGTGGCCCGCAACAATCGCGTGCAGGTCGGCTTCGAGGTCGGAAAGGATCGTCTGCGCGTCCTGTACCTGGAGCGGTCCCCGAGCTGGAACGCCCACTTCCTCGCCCGCTACGCCGACCGTGACCGACGACTCGAGTGGATCGGTGTGCACTCGGCGGTCGATGGACTGCGGATTGCAGGAACGGATTCCACACTGACCTGGCCGATGTCCGAGGAAGAACTCCTCGACGTGGATCTCTTCGTGGCCGGCAGTCTGGACGACGCCTCCTTCCTGGTGTCCGATGCGACCGGAGTGGCCACGGCCGTACGATCCGGGGCGGGACTGCTCGTCCTCGCCGGCGACGGGGCGCGCATCAGCAGCCCGGGTCCCCGGGTCGAGTCCCTGCTGGCACTCCGGCCGGAACCACGGTCGCGCTGGATGCAGGGCAACCTGCGGCCCGAGGTCACCGCGGCCGGCCGGATCCATCCCGTCCTGGCGATCGAGCCCGAGCTCGGCGACCTGTCGACCTGGCTGCGCACCGTCCCGCCGCTGCGTGCGGCCATGCTGCCCGTGGGCGTGGCGCCCGATGCCGACGTGCTGTTGCGCGGTGTCGGATCGCGCTTCTCGGTCCCGTTGCTGGCCGTTCGCGAGGAAGGCGAGGGCCGTGTGGCCACGATCAATGGCGCGCCGCTGTGGAGCTGGTCGTTCTGGCGGCTCGGCGACGACGCGTCCGAGCCGCTGTACCGGGCCTGGGTCGGCAACCTGGTGGCCTTCCTCGCAGAGGGGGGCGACCGGGAACGGCTGCGTCTGCAGTTGCCCGGGCCGGTCGTGGCCCAGGGCGACGACGTCGACCTGCGCGCCCTCGCGCTGGACTCACGGCTCCGGCCCGACGAGTCGAGCGATGTCTGGCTCGAGTGGACCGCCGCCGGTACGGACTCGCTCGACGCTCGCAGCGAGGTGCTCGGGCGGGCACGCATGCGCGAGGATCCGCGGACGCCCGGGGGGCGGCGGCTGTCCGTCCCCGCGCTCCCGCCGGGCACCTACGGCGTGCGGGTGGCACTCGAGGACGCCGGCGAGTCGGTCGTCTCGGAGTGGCAGTCGCTCACCGTCGATCCCTATTCCGTGGAGTTCCGGGACCCCGATGTCGACGCGGCCTCGCTGGCCGCGCTCGCGCGCCGGACCGGGGGAGATCTTCTCGGCGGAGGGGGCGGGGCCCTCGATTGGGCCGCCGAGCTGCCCCTGGAGCGCCGCGAGAGCGTTCTCGCGGGTCGTCTGGACCTCTGGGCCAGCCCCTGGCTCCTCGTGCCCCTGCTGGCCTTCCTGGGCCTCGAGTGGGCTCTGCGCAAGCGCTGGGGCCTGATCTGACCTCCTGCCCCTGAGCGGGGCATCGCCGCCTCCCCACACCTGTCTCCCGGAGAGGCACGCCCACCGTGGTCGTGCTGCCGTGTGCGGTCGTGCTCGCCGCGACCGTCTCCGCCGTCGTCCTCAACGAGATCCTCTACGACCCGCCCGGCCCGGACGGCGATTCCGAGTACGTCGAACTGTTCAACCCCACCGACCGCCCGGTCCCCCTGGACGGCGTCGAGTTGTGGTTCCTGAACGCGGGCGAAGCCGCCGACGCGAAGCGCGTGTGGTCGGCCGCGGCGGGCACCGTGCTCGCCGCGGGTGGCTTCCGGGTGATCGGTGAAGAGGCCGTCGCCGAGGCCGACGAGACCACTCGCCTGGACCTGCAGAACGGACCCGACGCCCTCGAACTCCGTCGCGACGGGCAGCGCCTCGACGCCGTGGCCTGGGGGGAGGAGGCCGCGGCCGGCGGAGAGGGGCGTGCGGCGGTCGACGCCTCCGGAGCCCCGCTCGGGCGCGTCCCCGACGGTCGCGACACCGACGACAACGCCATCGATCTCGTCGTCCTGCCGCGCCCGACGCCGGGTGGTGCGAACCTGCCCGCGGTGTGGTTCGACCCGATCTCGACCGACTGGGATCCCGCCTGGCGCGCCGATCCGGGTCCTCTGCACTGGACGGTCCGTTGGGTCGCCCGCGGCTGGACGGACACGCAGGAAGCGTTGCTTCGGGCCGACACCGCCGAGCGCGCGGTGCGGGCGGACCGCGGCGACACCGTGGTGGTGGCGGTCACGCTGTCGCTCGGCGCCGGTCCGCACGCACGAACCGTCGAGGCGGCGGCCAGCGATCCTGCCTTCGCCCGCATCGACACGAGCCGCGTCTGGGTCGGCCCCGCTCCGGTGCGCCTGACCGAGGTGCAGGCCCGTCCCCGGTCCGACGAGCCCGAGTGGGTCGAGCTGATCGCCGACGAGGCGACGGATCTGGCGGACTGGAGACTCGCCGACGACGGTCGGGCGCGGCGCATCGGCGAGGGCGCCGTGGCCGCCGCCGGCGAGCGCCTCGTCCTCGCTGCCGATCCGGCCGCCCTCGTGCGGGTGCACGAGATCGACCCGAGCGTCGTGGTGGTGCGCCCCGAGGAAGGGTGGCCCACGCTCAACGACGGGCGCAGCGGCGACCCCTCTCCCGCCGACGAGGTGCGGCTGCTCGATGCCCGCGGCCGGGTCGTGGACCGTGTGGTCTATGCCCGCACCGATCTCGGATCCCGCGGCGAGAGCCTCCAGCGGACCTCGGTGGTCGCGGGAGGGCGGTTCCGGTGGATGCGGGCCGCGGGCCCGCCCACGCCCGGCGGATCGCACCCTCTCGAGTCCTTCCGTCCCGAGGATCCCGTGCTGACCGTCGGTCCGGATCCGTTCAGCCCGGACGGCGACGCACGGGACGACCTGCTGCAGATCGTCCTCGAGGCCCCGGGCGAAGAGCCGGTCGCCGAGATCCGTGACCTGTGGGGCGAACGGGTGCTCGTGCTGGAGGGCGCGGTGGGACCCGGGCGCGCGCACTGGCAGTGGGACGGGACCGACGCGGAGGGCGATCCCGTCCCCGTCGGGGCCTACGTGGTCTACGTCCGCGCCGACGCCGCGCGTGGAGCCGAGCGTGCCTGGAGGCGCATCGTCGGGTTGGGTCGACGATGACGGGGCCGCGAACGGGATTCGTGGTGCTGGGCCTGCTGACGACACTGGCCACGACCGGGACCGGCCGGGCCGATCCTCTCGTTCGGTCCGCTCCCGGACGCGACGACACGTCGGCCCTGCGCCCGGGGCGGTGGACCGCTCCCTTGACCACGGCCCTCGAGTTCGGCAGCGCCCGGCCCTGGGCGGAGCTTCCGGTCCGCACCGACTGGGTCGACCTGCGATGGGCCGGTGGAGCGGTCGCGTTCGCTCTGGCCGGGGCCCGGACCACGGCCGGTTCGGTGCACGAGACCGATCTGGCCGTCGACGTCGAGCTCCGGTCGGGAGCGTCGGCACTGCGCGTGCAGGCGGGCCGCCGGGAGATCACCGTGGACGGCTTCGACCCGCGGACGGCGATCCGAGCCCGAGGAGCGCTGCGTCACCGGCTCGGCCCGGTACGCGCGGTGGGGGTGATCGAACGGGATCCCGGGCGTGTTCGTCGGTGGAGCTGGGCGCTCGGGATCGAGGCGGAGCACGCGGGTCTGCGCCTGCGACTGGACCACCGGGCGCGTCGCCACACGGACACGCGGGACTGGTCGATCGCCGCCGTTCTCGAGGTGGCCGGTCCGCTGGATCTCTCGGTCGACCTCGATCCGGATCGCACCACGTGGGGACTCGCCGTGCGGAGCCGGCCCTGGGGACTGCGCGTGGGTCGTGTGGTCGACGGCCCTCGTGAGGGCGCGGTCGCCGTGGCCGTGGAGTGGCGGCCATGAGACGCGCTGCCCTGGCGGCCGGGGTGGCCGTGCTCGGTCTGATCGGGCCGCCGGCCGCCGTCGCCGATCTGACCGATCCCGAGCGGGTGGAGATCTGGGCCGCCTGGCGCGAGCAGCCCCTCGAGCTGCGCGACGCACCACTGGAGGATCTGGCCCTCCTGCCCGGTTCGGACCACGCGACGGCCGAGGCCATCGTCGCCCTGCGCGACGCGGGTGAGTTGCGCACCTGGGACGATCTGCTCGCGGTCGACGGCCTCGACTCCCACCGGCTGGAGGAATGGCGCGACCTCGTCACCCTCGGGCGTCTGCGCGGGGTGCGGGTGGATGGGCGCTGGGACGGACGCGACGTCCGGACGGCCGGCCGCGTGCGCGAGGGACGGACCACCCTCGGCTGGGTCACACGGTCGGACCCGGTCGTGCGCCGCGGCTGGATGGCGGTCGACGCCGGACGGTGGTCGGTGGTGGCCGGGGCGTTGCGTGCGCGCTTCGGCGGCGGACTGGTGGAGGGGGATGCGCTCGCCCGGGGACGGAGCGGGTGGGCGCGCTCTCCCCGACCTGGTCGCGTGCGCGGGCGGACCGACGGCTCGCAACCGCGCGCCTGGTCGGGAGTGGGGCTCACCTTCGAGGTCCTCGGCGGCGGGGGCATCGTGCTGAGCGGCCACGATGCCGAAGACCGTCGCACCACGGTCGTCGCCTGGTCGCAGCCCTGGGGTCCCGACGGCACGTGGGGCACGACGCTGGCGTGGGGAGACCGTCCCGCCCGTGCCTCCCTGTGGCTGCGGCGCTCGCTGTCGGGGGCCGGTTCGGTGTGGCTCGACGCCGGCGTGGCGCCCGATCTCCGGGCCGGCGCGACGGCCGCCGGATGGTCGATGCGTGGGCGCGGCTGGAGGGTCCAGACCGCTGTCGCACGTTCCGACCGTCGCCAGCCCGCCGCCCGCGATCCGTTGACCGGCCTGCCCCTCGATCGTCCGCACACGGCATGGCAGACGCACGGCCGCGTCCGCGTCGCGCGGGTGACCTTCGAGGCCTCGGTGATCCGCCGCATCCGATCGGCCGGGAGTTCCCGATCGGCCGAGCAGCGCGTGCGCCTCGTTGCGCGCTGGACCGCGCCCCGGACCCGTACGTCGGACCCGCGGTGGTCGGTCCGGCTCGGCGCCGGGATCGACGAGGACCTCGAGGCCCCCGTCAGTGAGCCGCGGGCGCGGCTGGTCGTCGAGCGGAGTACGGAGTCTGCGCGCCTGCGCCTGGCCTGGGGCCGCCGCGGCCCGGTGGCGGACGCGGTCGAGGCGTGGTCGGCGCGCTACCGGTGGCGGACGTCCACGTCGAGCGCCCGGCGGATCGAGCTGGGAGTCGGGGTGAACCCGGCCGAGCGGTCCGCGGCCTGGGCCGTGGTGCGGCCGCTCGCCGGACCGCTCCCGCTGTGGATCCCGGGACGTGGCCACGCCGCCTGGGTCGCCGGCGAGTTCGAGGTGCTCGGGACCCGGCTCTCGGCGTGGACCTGGACCCGCGGTCCGGGTGTCGACGCTGGAACGGGATGGGGCCTGGCGCTGCGCCGGCGCGCCGGCTCGATGGTGCGAAGGTTGCAGCGCGACTCCACGATCCCCTTGCCGCGCGCCCGTGTACCCCGAGGCAGACCGTGACGGATCTCCACGCGCTTCCCGTCGAGCCGCTGCTGGCCGAGCCCACGCAGGGCCTGGAGCGGTGGACCGTGCCACCCGAGGTGCGGCGCTGGATCGCAGAACTTGCCGGAGAGGCGGACACGAATGCCCGCTGCGGTCTGCTCTTCCAGTCGTTCCGCAAGCAGGCCGACAGTCCGCTGTTCACGGGTATGGGGCGTGGGATCCTGGCCGGCAGCGCGCGCGGCGATGCCGAGGCGGTGGCCGTGCTGGCGGCCTTCCTGTCGGTCGACGCTCCGGGCGAGGTGTTGATCGATCGCGTGCGGGAGTTCTCCAACCTGCACCGCCAGGCCGATCGGTGCCAGCGGCGCCTCGACGCCGGAGAACCGATCGGCAAGCCCGAGCACGCCCTGCTCTCGTCGCTGAACGATCTCGATCTCGAGTACGCCGAGCGCTGGAAGAGTCCCGATCCGGCCGGCCGTGTCCGCGACCGGGGGCCGGCGTGGCGCTGTCGGCGCGCCTTCGGCGAGACGGTGGGTGCCCTGCACCGGACCGGAACCCTCGACGCAGACGGCATCGCGCGGTTCTGCCGGCTGGCGCGGCTCGAACTGCAGGCCCTCGAGCTGCGCGCCAGTGCCCTGGCGGGAACGATCAACCCCTACTCGGCCCGTCAGGTGTCGCAGGTCATGCCGATCCTGAGCAGTGTCGACGAGGACCTCCGCGACATGCGGCGTTTCCTCGGGCAGCTCGAGGAGAGTGGTCGGGCATCACTCTTCCGGGAGCAGTTCCCCTCGGTCTCCAAGCAGCTCGACGAGAGTGACGAGCGGCGGTTCCGCGAGCGGCTCGGGCAGGAGTCGGACCTGC
Encoded proteins:
- a CDS encoding DUF4388 domain-containing protein → MDLRGRIDLFGVANIFQLLHQAEATGKLVLEGEDQRGRVYFHQGSLIYARTDADVERIGDLLVRKGALEPAQLEGAKIQADRRGVRIGTVLVESGGLEDDVLAQAIKDQIMEVVYHLVRIDRGSFAFYSQIYPENEDILLDVSLDLLLLEGLRKLDELEHFGPEGRPADAGPDD
- the ppdK gene encoding pyruvate, phosphate dikinase, with amino-acid sequence MSQQVYFFGDGKAEGNAQMRNLLGGKGANLAEMTNLGLPVPPGYTISTEVCTAYYEEGGQSLPSGLEESQRQAVKRVEDMLGRRFGDSGKPLLFSVRSGARVSMPGMMDTVLNLGLNDETVEGLAKETGNRRFAYDSYRRFIQMFGNVVLGVDGAKFEHALDALKEERGVELDTDLTADDLEGLIETFKKITRDDYGADFPQDPWEQLRDSVMAVFRSWNNARAIHYRNMHGYAHEWGTAVNVQSMVFGNMGDDCATGVAFTRDPSTGENAFYGEYLVNAQGEDVVAGVRTPKHLRKRNEEEGSLEEYMPEAYRELVGIVEKLEDHYRDMLDIEFTIQNDKLWMLQVRSGKRTGAAAVRIAVEMVEEKMIDEAEAVMRVLPEQLDQLLHPMIDPSAKFDVLGKGLPASPGAVSGEIVFTAEEAVERAEAGAKPLLVRKETSPEDIAGMAASAGILTQRGGMTSHAAVVARGMGKCCVAGLGSIVLDEAKGTMQLGGKTFTRGDMLTLNGTTGEVVAGQVPTLPPQLDDNFRRLMGWANERRRLRVRTNADTPDDSRLAREFGAEGIGLCRTEHMFFGEERIAAVREMIVSTTKEQREKAIAKLLPFQTSDFEGILDAMDGLPVTIRLLDPPLHEFLPQDEAEISRLAKEMDVSPDRMHQIVDSLEEFNPMLGHRGCRLGITYPEIYAMQCEAIMRAACKLKKAGKNPMPEIMIPLVGIEAELSRMREVARERVHTVKQHEGVGDELEVLIGTMIEIPRACVTADEIAKEADFFSFGTNDLTQMGFGFSRDDAGTFLPHYVEHEILPSDPFQSLDQGGIGKLVEMAVELGRAEKEHLHLGVCGEHGGDPDSVAFFHRAGLDYVSCSPYRVPVAVLAAARAALDEAAAA
- a CDS encoding lamin tail domain-containing protein, whose amino-acid sequence is MVVLPCAVVLAATVSAVVLNEILYDPPGPDGDSEYVELFNPTDRPVPLDGVELWFLNAGEAADAKRVWSAAAGTVLAAGGFRVIGEEAVAEADETTRLDLQNGPDALELRRDGQRLDAVAWGEEAAAGGEGRAAVDASGAPLGRVPDGRDTDDNAIDLVVLPRPTPGGANLPAVWFDPISTDWDPAWRADPGPLHWTVRWVARGWTDTQEALLRADTAERAVRADRGDTVVVAVTLSLGAGPHARTVEAAASDPAFARIDTSRVWVGPAPVRLTEVQARPRSDEPEWVELIADEATDLADWRLADDGRARRIGEGAVAAAGERLVLAADPAALVRVHEIDPSVVVVRPEEGWPTLNDGRSGDPSPADEVRLLDARGRVVDRVVYARTDLGSRGESLQRTSVVAGGRFRWMRAAGPPTPGGSHPLESFRPEDPVLTVGPDPFSPDGDARDDLLQIVLEAPGEEPVAEIRDLWGERVLVLEGAVGPGRAHWQWDGTDAEGDPVPVGAYVVYVRADAARGAERAWRRIVGLGRR
- a CDS encoding STAS domain-containing protein → MDDLQVDFESLEPRDALILRARGFVDTSTAGLLERALQQAAEGPARFVVIDLVDVDYISSAGWGVMISAVSAQRAAGGDLRLASMRPEVREVFELLEFPSILDAYASVDEALAGDSD
- a CDS encoding vWA domain-containing protein, whose protein sequence is MSPDLVPLASIAFGPRGIVGAAVFLVLVLAALEFARRSYRNTEPALENGPRRLLTSLRALSLLLIVVMLAEPVLHRSQEVVTPPGVVVLVDDSASMSIRGGDGTSRAEAADGIASDLVQRFSERPEEPRIWLERGARRVESSAERGRDPLTGSTGDGEGTDLAGLVLSSAQRHLEDNLEAVVLLSDGRSTTERGPGLAGLDVPVWTIAVGDSAGPLDLRLDRVRYPTYVHQGDRVRIDAEVVADGSRPGTATVRLERGGAVVDTLGVSWPRDGGRVPVHFEVEADSLGLRHYAVEIETGSGETVARNNRVQVGFEVGKDRLRVLYLERSPSWNAHFLARYADRDRRLEWIGVHSAVDGLRIAGTDSTLTWPMSEEELLDVDLFVAGSLDDASFLVSDATGVATAVRSGAGLLVLAGDGARISSPGPRVESLLALRPEPRSRWMQGNLRPEVTAAGRIHPVLAIEPELGDLSTWLRTVPPLRAAMLPVGVAPDADVLLRGVGSRFSVPLLAVREEGEGRVATINGAPLWSWSFWRLGDDASEPLYRAWVGNLVAFLAEGGDRERLRLQLPGPVVAQGDDVDLRALALDSRLRPDESSDVWLEWTAAGTDSLDARSEVLGRARMREDPRTPGGRRLSVPALPPGTYGVRVALEDAGESVVSEWQSLTVDPYSVEFRDPDVDAASLAALARRTGGDLLGGGGGALDWAAELPLERRESVLAGRLDLWASPWLLVPLLAFLGLEWALRKRWGLI